One genomic region from Aestuariirhabdus haliotis encodes:
- a CDS encoding amino acid ABC transporter substrate-binding protein, with amino-acid sequence MTNSALATSHQESIKIGITVSLSGEYKSQGKSLLRGLEMWAKDLNSRGALLGSKVEIVHYDDQSDLQTSAQLYERLVTRDKVDFLVGPYASDLTLAASDVAEKHGIPMVSGTAAAEAIWERGYKNIFQVDLPAGRYMDDGLEIGKEVGVERVGILYRDSLFTREVAMGAKKLAEELGMEVVVFSGYSSNTQDFSSMVKDLKNQGAELVLGAAYLSDSIAIVKEAKRQNFSPRAIGFTSGPSLNAFGQTLGADAEGILGFTPWIRAVREPMAFDFDFRYRRLYNEAADSNAAGGYAAGEVLEAAVRLSKTQDRDAVRDQLRKMTFVSVVGRYRVDGSGKQNGKSMYIIQWQGGDRHLVLPERYAEKDSVLFVPWNDR; translated from the coding sequence ATGACTAACAGTGCGCTTGCCACAAGCCACCAGGAGAGCATTAAGATAGGCATAACGGTGTCTCTCTCCGGGGAGTATAAATCCCAGGGCAAGAGCCTGCTCAGGGGCCTTGAAATGTGGGCCAAGGACCTGAATTCACGAGGTGCCTTGCTGGGTTCCAAAGTGGAAATCGTGCACTACGACGATCAATCGGATCTGCAAACCAGTGCCCAGTTGTATGAGCGTCTGGTGACGCGAGACAAGGTCGATTTCCTGGTAGGACCCTATGCGTCCGATTTGACACTGGCTGCCAGTGACGTAGCAGAAAAGCATGGGATACCCATGGTGTCGGGTACCGCCGCGGCTGAAGCTATTTGGGAGCGCGGTTATAAAAATATCTTCCAGGTGGACCTGCCCGCGGGTCGCTATATGGATGACGGCCTGGAGATTGGTAAAGAAGTGGGGGTAGAGCGGGTTGGTATTCTGTATCGGGATAGTCTGTTTACCCGGGAAGTTGCCATGGGAGCCAAGAAGTTGGCCGAAGAGCTGGGAATGGAGGTCGTGGTTTTTTCCGGTTACTCCTCGAACACCCAAGACTTCTCCAGCATGGTGAAAGATTTGAAAAATCAGGGTGCCGAATTGGTACTGGGCGCCGCTTACTTGAGTGATTCCATCGCTATCGTCAAAGAGGCTAAGCGGCAAAATTTTAGCCCCAGAGCTATCGGGTTTACATCGGGTCCATCGTTGAATGCTTTTGGTCAGACTCTGGGTGCTGATGCTGAGGGGATACTGGGTTTTACCCCCTGGATTCGAGCCGTACGAGAGCCGATGGCGTTTGATTTTGATTTCCGTTACCGCCGCTTGTACAACGAAGCCGCTGACAGTAATGCGGCTGGTGGCTACGCGGCAGGAGAAGTTTTGGAGGCAGCGGTTCGTCTGTCCAAGACCCAGGACCGGGACGCCGTCCGTGATCAGCTTCGCAAGATGACCTTTGTGTCGGTGGTTGGGCGTTACAGGGTCGATGGCAGTGGCAAGCAAAACGGCAAATCGATGTATATCATTCAATGGCAGGGTGGTGACCGCCACCTTGTTTTGCCTGAACGATATGCGGAAAAAGACTCTGTGCTCTTTGTTCCCTGGAATGATCGTTAG
- a CDS encoding SDR family oxidoreductase, protein MELTNKNIIITGAGQGLGRTMAVELARKGANIALVDLNKEKLQESLQACEEAGSSARYYLTNVADESAVEAMVQQVANDFGQIDGLINNAGILRDGLLIKSRDGEMTKMSLSQWQSVIDVNLTGVFLCTREVAAQMVEKQNSGVIINISSISRAGNMGQTNYSAAKAGVAAMTVSWAKELARFNIRCAAIAPGFIATDMTAGMKPEALDRMTAGIPLKRMGTCEEIAHSAAYIFENDYYSGRIIELDGGLRL, encoded by the coding sequence ATGGAACTAACCAATAAGAACATCATTATTACCGGTGCCGGACAGGGACTCGGACGCACGATGGCAGTAGAGCTGGCCCGCAAAGGCGCCAACATCGCCCTGGTCGACCTTAATAAAGAAAAGCTACAGGAAAGCCTGCAGGCCTGCGAAGAAGCGGGCAGCAGCGCGCGCTATTACCTGACCAACGTCGCCGATGAAAGCGCCGTGGAAGCCATGGTGCAACAGGTCGCAAATGATTTTGGCCAGATTGATGGACTGATTAACAATGCAGGCATTTTACGTGATGGGCTGCTGATCAAGTCTCGTGATGGTGAAATGACCAAAATGAGTCTGTCTCAATGGCAATCGGTGATCGACGTTAACCTGACCGGTGTGTTCCTCTGCACCCGGGAAGTAGCCGCACAGATGGTCGAGAAACAAAATAGTGGCGTCATTATTAATATCTCCAGTATTTCCCGCGCCGGTAATATGGGGCAAACCAACTATTCCGCTGCCAAGGCCGGAGTCGCCGCCATGACCGTTAGCTGGGCCAAGGAACTGGCACGTTTCAATATTCGTTGCGCAGCCATCGCTCCCGGCTTTATTGCCACCGATATGACCGCCGGTATGAAGCCCGAGGCACTGGATCGCATGACCGCCGGCATTCCCCTCAAACGCATGGGAACCTGCGAAGAGATTGCCCATTCCGCGGCGTACATCTTTGAAAACGATTACTACAGCGGTCGCATTATCGAACTCGATGGCGGCTTACGCCTGTAA
- a CDS encoding AmpG family muropeptide MFS transporter: MPSHSIWQALLNRRMLICVFTGFASGLPLYVLISMLPAWLRSEGVSLTEIGLFTLIGFPYTWKFLWSPLMERFRFPLLGLRRGWMLSTQLGLLLSIAALGMVPTSNLGLIAAIAAIMAFFSASQDIVLDAYRREILPDHELGLGNSFHVNAYRIAGLIPGSLALILADIMPWSTVFPIVALFMLFGIALTLSVDEPSHAAKPPATLEHAVKAPFIEFFNRNGARQACLILAFMFLYKLGDSMATALATPFYLDMGFSLTEIGVIAKHAGLWPMIIGGILGGVLMVRIGINRALWVFGAVQIVSILGFIVLAENGYNLWLLALVIGFEYLGVGLGTAAFVAFIARSTSRAHTATQLALFTALTALPRTVANAFTGFIVDAVGWSQFFIFCTLLAIPGMLLLLKVAPWGEDPAPAIENAPSSNDRRKVEATTKKPPETVTGNTDGIH; this comes from the coding sequence ATGCCGTCACACTCTATCTGGCAGGCGCTACTCAATCGTCGCATGCTGATCTGCGTCTTTACCGGTTTCGCTTCCGGATTACCACTCTATGTGTTGATTTCCATGCTGCCCGCCTGGCTGCGTAGCGAGGGAGTAAGCCTGACGGAAATTGGTCTCTTTACCCTGATCGGTTTTCCTTACACCTGGAAGTTTCTTTGGTCTCCCCTGATGGAACGGTTTCGTTTTCCTTTACTGGGGCTGCGACGGGGCTGGATGCTTTCCACCCAACTGGGTTTGCTGCTGTCGATCGCAGCGTTGGGTATGGTGCCCACCAGTAATCTGGGTTTGATTGCAGCCATCGCAGCCATAATGGCATTTTTCAGCGCCAGCCAGGATATTGTGCTGGATGCCTACCGACGCGAAATCCTGCCCGACCACGAACTTGGACTGGGCAACTCATTCCACGTCAATGCGTACCGTATTGCCGGTTTGATTCCCGGTTCGCTGGCCTTGATTCTGGCCGATATCATGCCCTGGTCGACGGTTTTTCCAATCGTTGCCCTGTTCATGCTGTTTGGCATCGCGCTCACCCTGAGCGTCGACGAACCCTCACATGCAGCCAAGCCACCAGCGACTCTGGAGCATGCAGTCAAAGCTCCCTTTATCGAGTTTTTTAATCGCAACGGAGCCCGCCAGGCCTGCCTGATCCTGGCCTTTATGTTTCTATACAAACTGGGCGACAGCATGGCCACGGCGCTGGCCACGCCTTTTTATCTGGATATGGGATTCAGTCTGACTGAAATAGGCGTCATCGCTAAACACGCCGGACTTTGGCCCATGATCATTGGTGGTATCCTTGGCGGTGTTCTGATGGTACGCATTGGTATCAATCGCGCGCTTTGGGTCTTCGGTGCAGTGCAGATCGTTTCCATTCTCGGTTTTATAGTATTGGCCGAAAACGGCTACAATCTGTGGTTACTCGCGCTGGTAATCGGTTTCGAATATCTGGGAGTCGGACTCGGCACGGCCGCCTTCGTCGCCTTTATCGCTCGAAGCACCAGTCGCGCCCATACAGCCACGCAACTAGCCCTCTTTACGGCGTTGACCGCTTTGCCCCGCACGGTGGCCAATGCGTTTACCGGGTTTATTGTTGATGCCGTTGGCTGGAGTCAGTTTTTTATATTCTGCACCCTGCTGGCTATTCCCGGCATGCTGCTATTGCTCAAAGTCGCCCCCTGGGGCGAAGACCCGGCACCAGCAATAGAGAATGCCCCCTCAAGCAACGACCGACGGAAAGTCGAAGCAACAACGAAGAAGCCACCCGAGACCGTTACAGGAAACACCGATGGCATTCACTGA
- a CDS encoding ABC transporter permease, producing the protein MRAFLALLLARNKEYLRDRSALAWSLILPIFIVIGFSFAFSNEQRDLFKVGYVDQPSQQPLPLQHLDYIQWVAFKDRETGIDRVRYHQIDLLLEAGEPTRYWINPDSRNGYFLQALLTTDEQAEQSPHLRQSVSGRAVRYLDWVMPGILGMNMMFSSLFGVGYVIVRYRKNGVLKRLQATPISAAQFVSAQVTSRLMITLTISSLIFIGSKLLIDFIMLGSYLALLLVALMGAISMISLGLLIAAHTASEELAGGLLNICSWPMMFLSGVWFSLEGAHPWMQSFAQLLPLTHIVAAARSVMIDGAGLLDVGHHLLALGVMTLLFVALASRLFRWERG; encoded by the coding sequence ATGCGCGCTTTTCTGGCTCTATTGCTGGCCCGCAACAAGGAATATCTTCGTGACCGATCGGCGCTGGCCTGGTCATTGATTCTGCCGATCTTTATCGTCATCGGATTCTCCTTTGCCTTCTCTAACGAACAGCGAGATCTGTTCAAGGTAGGCTATGTGGATCAACCTTCCCAACAACCCTTACCGCTACAACATCTTGATTACATTCAATGGGTCGCCTTTAAAGACCGCGAGACAGGGATCGATCGAGTACGTTACCACCAGATCGATTTACTGCTGGAGGCTGGAGAGCCTACTCGCTACTGGATTAACCCGGACAGCCGCAACGGCTACTTCTTGCAAGCACTACTAACGACCGATGAGCAGGCAGAACAATCCCCCCACCTTCGTCAATCCGTGAGCGGGCGAGCCGTGCGTTACCTCGACTGGGTTATGCCGGGCATCCTGGGTATGAACATGATGTTCAGTTCATTATTCGGGGTCGGGTATGTAATCGTTCGCTACCGCAAAAATGGCGTACTCAAACGCCTGCAAGCAACCCCAATCAGCGCCGCCCAATTTGTCAGCGCGCAGGTCACATCCCGATTGATGATTACCCTGACCATCAGTAGCCTGATTTTTATCGGCAGCAAGTTGTTAATAGATTTCATTATGCTCGGCTCTTACCTGGCGCTATTACTGGTTGCCCTGATGGGGGCGATCAGCATGATCTCTTTAGGGCTGTTAATCGCCGCACATACCGCCAGTGAAGAACTGGCAGGTGGACTTTTGAATATCTGTAGCTGGCCGATGATGTTCCTCTCCGGCGTCTGGTTTTCACTGGAAGGGGCTCATCCCTGGATGCAATCATTCGCACAGCTATTGCCACTGACCCATATCGTCGCTGCGGCACGATCCGTGATGATCGATGGGGCCGGCTTGCTGGATGTGGGCCACCACCTGCTGGCATTGGGGGTTATGACCCTTCTATTTGTTGCCCTGGCATCGCGCCTGTTCCGTTGGGAACGCGGATAA
- a CDS encoding MGMT family protein — protein MELHTPQTKIWHVVSLVPSGSVVTYGQVARMAGLPQHARMVGSVLKQLPQGSMIPWHRVINSKGRLSFPEGSPQYLRQQQRLLDEGIEFVGDRIPLRRFQWQGGLEA, from the coding sequence ATGGAACTCCATACTCCTCAAACGAAAATCTGGCACGTTGTCAGTCTGGTACCCAGCGGTAGCGTTGTAACCTATGGCCAGGTTGCCCGTATGGCTGGATTGCCTCAACATGCCCGTATGGTTGGCAGCGTGTTAAAGCAGTTACCCCAGGGGTCAATGATTCCCTGGCACCGGGTGATCAATAGCAAAGGGCGTTTATCCTTCCCCGAAGGCTCACCCCAATACCTGCGCCAACAACAACGTCTGCTCGATGAAGGCATAGAGTTTGTTGGCGATCGTATCCCTCTGCGGCGTTTCCAGTGGCAGGGAGGCTTGGAAGCCTAA
- a CDS encoding ABC transporter ATP-binding protein → MAFTDPMPTHAPLLEVVGLRKEYPELVAVDDISFTIPAGVCFGLLGPNGAGKTTTLEMIEGITEPSAGDIHFRGKPRTKAFTRYAGIQFQNTALMDYLRVDEILSLFASFYQRTRPIEELVELCELNSFRDRYATRLSGGQRQRLLLALALLNDPEIIFLDEPTTGLDPQSRRRFWELIRDIKRQGKTLVLTTHYMDEAELLCDQLLILDRGRIIDSGSPESLLHRHFNDLCISLPESAVKNQLDKIDIPCQANGHEIEFFAPSVESTLQQFIALGIPLSGLKIRNRTLDDLFLKLTGHQLRGE, encoded by the coding sequence ATGGCATTCACTGACCCGATGCCGACACATGCCCCCCTGCTTGAAGTAGTAGGGCTGCGTAAGGAATACCCTGAACTGGTAGCAGTGGACGATATCAGTTTTACCATCCCGGCTGGAGTCTGTTTTGGGTTGCTGGGACCAAACGGGGCAGGGAAAACAACAACCCTGGAGATGATTGAAGGCATCACAGAGCCCAGCGCCGGCGACATACATTTCCGGGGCAAACCCCGTACTAAAGCCTTTACTCGTTATGCTGGTATTCAATTCCAGAACACCGCGCTGATGGATTACCTTCGCGTGGATGAAATATTGTCGTTGTTTGCCAGTTTCTATCAACGAACCCGGCCGATTGAAGAGCTGGTTGAGCTCTGCGAGCTGAACAGCTTTCGCGATCGCTATGCCACTCGATTATCCGGCGGTCAGCGCCAACGGCTTCTGCTGGCGCTGGCACTATTGAATGATCCTGAGATTATCTTCCTCGATGAACCTACCACCGGCCTGGACCCTCAGTCACGCCGTCGCTTTTGGGAGTTGATTCGGGATATAAAGCGTCAGGGAAAGACCTTGGTGCTAACCACCCACTACATGGATGAGGCGGAGCTCCTGTGCGACCAATTACTGATTCTTGATCGCGGCCGCATCATCGACAGCGGATCTCCCGAAAGCCTGCTACATCGTCATTTCAATGATCTTTGTATCAGCCTGCCTGAGAGTGCCGTAAAAAATCAGCTCGATAAGATCGATATCCCCTGTCAGGCAAACGGACACGAAATAGAGTTTTTTGCCCCCTCAGTTGAATCAACACTGCAACAATTTATAGCCCTCGGGATTCCACTATCCGGTCTGAAAATACGCAATCGAACGCTCGATGATCTTTTTCTTAAATTGACCGGACACCAACTGAGAGGGGAATAG
- a CDS encoding YajQ family cyclic di-GMP-binding protein — protein MPSFDTVSEVDMQELTNAVDQASRELETRYDFRGVEAAFERNENKVTMVAEADFQLQQLLEILKGKLIKRSIDVKCLDVADHYASGKQVKQEVTIREGLDKEITKKIVKLIKDSKVKVQAAIQGDKVRVTGKKRDDLQQCMALLREAELDLPLQFNNFRD, from the coding sequence ATGCCTTCATTTGATACCGTTTCTGAAGTAGACATGCAAGAGCTGACCAACGCGGTCGATCAGGCCAGTCGTGAACTCGAGACTCGATACGATTTCAGGGGGGTGGAAGCGGCGTTCGAACGCAATGAAAACAAGGTCACAATGGTGGCCGAAGCCGATTTTCAGCTGCAACAGTTACTGGAAATCTTAAAAGGCAAGCTGATCAAGCGTAGTATCGATGTGAAATGTCTGGATGTGGCAGATCACTATGCTTCGGGCAAACAGGTAAAACAGGAAGTGACGATTCGTGAAGGCCTGGATAAAGAGATCACCAAAAAAATCGTCAAGTTGATCAAGGACTCCAAGGTCAAGGTGCAGGCGGCTATTCAGGGTGACAAGGTGCGAGTAACCGGCAAGAAGCGCGATGATTTGCAGCAGTGCATGGCGCTACTGCGTGAGGCCGAGCTGGATCTGCCACTACAGTTTAATAATTTTCGCGACTAG
- a CDS encoding MlaA family lipoprotein produces the protein MSNNTNTLMRIFLVLVMGTFVSACSTNPRVDGDVADKAYYDAGKLVAKDGDYMVKDDYDPWEGFNRTMYRFNYHLDRYVLLPVVDGYQFITPDPVETGIHNFFNNIREIPTFFNSVFQLEFTKSYQTAGRFVTNTTVGLLGFLDAATYFGIPKHKEDFGQTLGYWGVGNGPYLVLPLFGPSSARDGIGLGVDTLMMSAVYNELDMKSEEELALMVMNGIDTRANTSFRYYETGSPFEYELVRELWLQKRKLDIEK, from the coding sequence ATGAGTAACAACACAAATACTCTGATGCGTATTTTTCTGGTGCTTGTTATGGGGACTTTTGTCTCGGCCTGCAGCACCAACCCGAGAGTCGATGGCGATGTAGCCGATAAGGCTTATTATGACGCCGGTAAGCTGGTCGCCAAAGATGGTGACTATATGGTCAAGGACGACTATGACCCCTGGGAAGGTTTTAACAGGACCATGTACCGGTTTAACTATCACCTGGATCGCTATGTTCTGTTGCCCGTTGTGGATGGCTACCAGTTCATCACGCCCGATCCGGTAGAAACCGGTATCCATAACTTCTTCAATAACATCCGTGAGATACCGACATTTTTTAACAGTGTCTTCCAGCTCGAATTTACCAAGAGCTATCAGACGGCAGGCCGTTTTGTTACCAATACCACGGTAGGGCTGCTTGGCTTTTTGGATGCGGCCACTTATTTCGGTATTCCCAAGCACAAGGAAGATTTTGGCCAAACCTTGGGTTACTGGGGAGTTGGCAACGGGCCCTATCTGGTGCTGCCGCTGTTCGGCCCCTCTTCTGCTCGTGACGGTATAGGTCTTGGAGTGGATACTCTGATGATGTCGGCTGTTTATAACGAACTGGATATGAAATCCGAAGAAGAGCTGGCTCTTATGGTAATGAATGGCATCGATACGCGCGCCAATACCTCGTTCCGTTACTACGAGACCGGTTCTCCGTTCGAGTATGAGCTGGTCAGGGAGCTTTGGTTGCAAAAGCGTAAACTGGATATTGAAAAATAA
- a CDS encoding alpha/beta hydrolase, which translates to MKKALALLLTGLYAVSVWANQQPYDFPTLGSTYSSYAATVVGTLPEVAADLPEENPMSSSRIRIFEDRQVPDPFFFDETLRYSYAWQDEAAPLVFMIAGTGASHNGAKNVEMGKAFYHAGFHVVSISSPTYMNFIVSASENSVPGHAYEDAKDIYRVMEKIREKHKSRVEVTDYYVTGYSLGGFNAAFVTKLDEERQSFNFRKALLINPPVSLYNSISLLDRMSQNIPGGADNFDQFLNSLMDEVSKVYQKSDTVDMDGEFLFKAYKALDPNNEELAALIGVSFRLSSSSLIYTSDVINQYGFVVPSNVTMTRNSSPGDYMVVANQLGFTDYFHGFFYPYYKPQHPELDREGFARTMNLEALESYFKSSDKIEVMHNADDIILAPGEIDFFPRVFGDRAKIYPKGGHCGNMSHRDNVAHMISVFKN; encoded by the coding sequence ATGAAGAAGGCACTCGCACTGCTCCTTACCGGGCTGTACGCAGTTTCGGTATGGGCGAATCAGCAGCCCTACGATTTTCCTACGTTGGGCTCGACCTACAGCAGCTATGCCGCCACAGTGGTGGGTACCTTGCCGGAAGTGGCCGCTGATTTGCCCGAAGAAAACCCCATGAGTTCCAGCCGTATCCGGATTTTTGAGGATCGCCAGGTTCCTGACCCGTTCTTCTTCGATGAAACCCTGCGTTATTCCTATGCCTGGCAAGACGAAGCGGCGCCGCTGGTGTTTATGATTGCCGGGACCGGTGCTTCTCATAATGGCGCCAAAAATGTCGAAATGGGCAAGGCGTTCTACCACGCGGGGTTCCATGTGGTATCTATCTCATCGCCCACCTATATGAACTTCATTGTTTCGGCCTCTGAGAATTCGGTGCCAGGTCATGCTTACGAGGATGCCAAGGATATCTACCGGGTGATGGAAAAAATCCGGGAAAAGCATAAGAGTCGTGTTGAAGTTACCGACTATTATGTAACCGGATACAGTCTTGGGGGCTTCAATGCGGCCTTTGTGACCAAGCTCGATGAAGAGCGCCAATCCTTCAACTTTCGTAAGGCCCTGCTGATTAACCCGCCTGTCAGCCTTTATAACTCCATCTCTCTACTCGATCGCATGAGTCAAAATATTCCAGGCGGCGCGGATAACTTCGACCAGTTTCTGAACTCCTTGATGGACGAGGTGAGTAAGGTTTACCAGAAATCAGATACCGTCGATATGGATGGCGAGTTTTTGTTCAAGGCATACAAGGCGCTGGATCCCAATAACGAGGAGCTTGCCGCACTTATTGGCGTATCGTTCCGCCTGTCATCTTCGAGTCTTATCTACACCTCTGACGTGATCAATCAATATGGTTTTGTGGTGCCTTCCAATGTCACCATGACCCGAAATTCCAGCCCGGGTGATTATATGGTTGTGGCGAATCAGCTTGGCTTTACCGATTACTTTCACGGCTTTTTCTACCCCTATTACAAACCGCAGCATCCCGAGCTGGACCGGGAAGGGTTTGCCCGCACCATGAACCTTGAAGCGCTGGAGTCCTACTTTAAATCATCCGATAAGATTGAAGTCATGCATAACGCCGATGACATCATTCTCGCGCCCGGTGAAATCGATTTCTTCCCCCGCGTGTTTGGCGATCGAGCCAAAATTTACCCCAAGGGAGGTCACTGCGGGAATATGTCACACCGGGATAATGTGGCTCATATGATCAGCGTGTTTAAGAACTAG